The following proteins are encoded in a genomic region of Nymphalis io chromosome 16, ilAglIoxx1.1, whole genome shotgun sequence:
- the LOC126774224 gene encoding meiotic recombination protein DMC1/LIM15 homolog, whose product MIDQALDDNISENEEEECFFQDVDILQKHGINVADIKKLKGAGICTIKGIQMSTKKKLCNIKGFSETKVEKIKEACLKVISLGFMTALEVSDRRKHVFKINTGSNELDKLLAGGIESMAITEVFGEFRTGKTQLSHTLCVTTQMPNSSGYSGGKVMFLDTEHTFRPDRLRPIADRFNLEQNAVLDNVLYARAYTSEHQAELLDFVAAKFHEEAGVFKLLIIDSVMALFRVDFSGRGELADRQQKLAQVLSRLQKISEEYNVAVFITNQMTADPGATLSFQADPKKPIGGNILAHASTTRIYLRKGRGENRIAKIYDSPDLPESEATFAITNGGITDAKD is encoded by the exons atGATCGATCAAGCGTTGGACGATAATATTTCCGAAAACGAAGAAGAAGAATGTTTTTTTCAAGATGTAgacattttacaaaaacatgGAATTAACGTTgcagatattaaaaaattaaaaggagCTGGTATTTGCACTATAAAGGGTATTCAAATGTccacgaaaaaaaaactttgcaaCATTAAAGGCTTTTCTGAAACTAAGGTAGAGAAAATCAAAGAAGCTTGTTTAAAGGTAATATCCTTAGGTTTTATGACTGCCCTAGAAGTTAGCGATCGAAGAAAACACGTCTTTAAAATCAACACTGGAAGTAATGAATTAGA TAAACTTCTTGCTGGTGGAATAGAGTCAATGGCGATTACGGAGGTATTTGGCGAGTTTCGTACAGGAAAAACGCAATTATCTCACACTTTATGTGTTACAACACAAATGCCTAATTCGTCAGGCTATAGCGGTGGGAAGGTTATGTTTCTTGACACTGAACACACATT TCGACCAGACAGATTAAGGCCCATCGCAGATAGATTTAACTTAGAACAAAATGCCGTCCTAGACAACGTTTTGTATGCAAGAGCTTATACTTCTGAACATCAG GCAGAACTGCTTGATTTCGTTGCTGCGAAGTTTCACGAAGAAGCTGgtgtattcaaattattaataatagattcAGTCATGGCATTATTCCGTGTTGACTTCTCTGGACGTGGTGAACTAGCTGATCGGCAACAAAAGCTAGCACAAGTTTTATCCCGATTACAAAAG ATATCAGAAGAGTACAACGTTGCAGTTTTCATAACAAATCAAATGACTGCGGATCCTGGAGCCACATTGTCTTTTCAAGCCGATCCAAAAAAACCAATTGGTGGTAATATTCTCGCTCATGCTTCCACGACGAGAATATATCTCAGAAAAGGACGTGGGGAAAATCGTATTGCAAAAATATACGATTCACCAGACTTGCCTGAAAGTGAAGCTACTTTTGCTATAACTAATGGGGGAATCACAGATGctaaagattaa